The Streptomyces sp. cg36 genomic interval GATGGCGGTCAACGAGGAGAACGCGGCGGGCGGCCGGGTCGTCACCGCGCCCACCAACGGCGCCGCGGGCATCATCCCGGCCGTGCTGCACTACTACATGAACTTCGTGCCCGGCGCCGACGACGAGGGCGTGGTCCGCTTCCTGCTGGCCGCGGGCGCCATCGGCATGCTCTTCAAGGAGAACGCCTCGATCTCCGGCGCCGAGGTCGGCTGCCAGGGCGAGGTCGGCTCGGCCTGCTCGATGGCCGCGGGCGCCCTGGCCGAGGTCCTCGGCGGCACCCCGGAGCAGGTGGAGAACGCCGCGGAGATCGGCATGGAGCACAACCTGGGCCTGACCTGCGACCCGGTCGGCGGCCTGGTCCAGATCCCGTGCATCGAGCGCAATGGCATGGCGTCCGTGAAGGCCGTCACCGCCGCCAAGATGGCGATGCGCGGCGACGGCAGCCACAAGGTCTCCCTGGACAAGGTCATCAAGACCATGAAGGAGACCGGCGCGGACATGTCCGTGAAGTACAAGGAGACCGCGCGGGGCGGTCTGGCGGTCAACATCATCGAGTGCTGAGCGGCCGGACGGCGGAGCGCGCCCCCGGGAGGGCCCCCGAGCCCCGCTGAGGAGCGCGGGGAGCCGTTCCGCGCGAGCGGCCCCCACCCGGCCCCCGCCCGGCCCGCCGCCGGGGCGGCGCCCCGGCGGCGGGCCTCACGCCTTGAACGCCTCCGGCCGTTCCGGGGACGCCGCCGCCAGGGCGCGGGTGATCTCCTCGACACCGCCCTTGTTCCCGTACACCGGCGTGTCCGGCTGCTGCCGCCAGGACTCGTCGATCCCGCCCGCGTCCACCGTGTCGAAGCCCAGCTCGTCGATGAGCTCGCGGACCAGCCGCTTCGCCGCCGCGTCGTCCCCGGCCACCGGCAGCGCCATCCGGCCGGGGGCGCCCTCGGGGAGCGGCCTGCCGAGGATGTCCTCCGCGTACGTACCGTTGAACGCCTTGATCACCGGGTGCCCGATGCGCCGCTCGGTCCAGCGGCTCTCGGTCAGCCCCTCCTCGACCTCGGCGATCCGGCCGTCGCGCTCCTTGGGGTAGTAGTTGCCGGTGTCCAGCACGGCCACCCCCTCGGCCGCGCCGTCCAGGAACCCGGCGGGCAGGTCGGCGACGTTCTTGAACGGGATGGTCACCACGACCAGTTGGGCCCCCTCGGCGGCGTCGGTCACCGCGGCGGCCCGGGCGCCGGTCTCCTCGGCGAGCGCGGTGAGGGTGTGCGGGCCGCGCGAGTTGGCGATGGCCACCTCGTGCCCGAGCGCGGTGAGACGGCGGGCGAGGTTGCCGCCGATGTTGCCCGCGCCGATTATGCCGATCTTCATCGAACTCCCCCTGCGGTGTGGTGCGTTGCGGTGCGCCGGGTGCGGCGCGGTGATCGACAACCGACGGGTGCGGGGAGTTATTCCACCGCCGACGGGGGCCGCGGGCGGGCGACGAGGACCGGAGAGGGCGACGCGAGCCCGGCGGGGGCGGGGGTCGGGCGGGCCCCGAGGGGCGCCGCCAACTGCCCGACCACTCGGAGTCCGCACACTTCGAATCGATTCTTCGATCAATATGCCGATCCCTCGCACACCAGATGTTCACCCGCATTTTGGCCAATTACCGCACCTCGCTTGCACGTCCACATCGACTACAGTAAATTGGCGCCATATTTATCGGCTTCACTGGGGAGTGAGCCATGCCGAGTGCGGCGGAATGCACCGGGTCGGATCTCTGCGACGAGGTATCCGGAACCCGGGACACCACATTCCTGCGCATTTACGAGGGCGAGCCGCCGAGCCGGCTGATCCGTGCGACCGAGAATTTCCGATTACTCGTCGACCTCTCCCCCATGACCCTCGGCCATTTGTTACTGCTTCCCGTTGCCCATTATTTCAGCTTTGCCCAACTGGTCACCGACTTCCCCGCCGAACTGGAAAGCATGCTCGGCACGCTCGAACCGATGTATCGAGAAACTTTCGGTGAATTCACCCTCCTTGAACACGGCTCGTCGCCCGGTATGCAATCCAGCGCCTGCATCTCCCACGCCCATTGGCACGTCCTCCCCGTGGACGGCCGCCGCCTGGACCGGCTCATCGTGGCCGACGGCCTCGGCACCACGGATCTGACCGGCGTGGAACAGCTGGCCGCGTTCGGCGGCATTCCGTACTTCATGTGCTGGCACGACGCGGGCCTGCGGGTCTACCAGCCCCGGCGCCCCCTGCGCAGCCAGTACCTCCGCTCCAAGGTCGGCGCCCTCGTGGGCATCGCCGACCCCCTGTGGGACTACGCGCTCGTGGTCCGCAAGGAACTCTTCCGCGAAACCGTCGCGCTGACGTCCTCCTGGGGCGCCCCGGCCGACCCCGACCCCGACCGAGCCCGCCCGGAGGCCAGGCGTGACTGAACTGTCCCTCTCCATCGACGGCCCCACCGCCAGCGGCAAGAGCACCCTCGCCACCGCACTCGCCCGGGAGCTGGGCCTGGCGTTCCTGGACACCGGACTCACCTACCGGAGCCTGGCGTTCGCGCTGGACCACGAGAGCGCCGGGACGCTCGCCGCCGACCTCGGCTCGCTCCTGGTCCACCGCCCCGAGGTGTACGCGCGCGACGGCCGCGGAGTCCCCCTGCAGCGCCATGTGATCCTGTTCCGCGGCCAGGACATCACCGACCGGATCCACCACGCCTCGCTGGACGGCAACCTTAGGGCCGTCGCCCAGAACCCCGCCTGCCGGGCGGCGATCCTGGAACTGCACCGGTCGATCGCCGAGAAGCACCAGAAGATCGTCGCCGTCGGCCGCGACGTGGCCACCTCGCTCCTGACCGGTGCGAGCCTGCACGTCTACCTCACGGCCAGCGAATCCGTACGCGGTGAACGGCGCCGGGCGCAGTACCGGAACAATCCCGACCGCTCCATCAAGGTCGGTCCCGCCACCGCGCTCGACCTGGAGAACCGCGACGCCATCCGGGCCCTGCCGAATTCGCTGGACCTCGACTCGACCTATCTGCCGGTGGACGCGGTGCGCAGAGCCACCCTGCGCGAGCTCGGGAAGTACGCGGCATGAGCGGCGGCCCCGTCCACTCCGACGAGCCCACCCGGGTCCAGCAGCTCGTCAACGCGTTCCTGACCGGCCAGTCGGGCCGGAATGTCGGCGCGGACGGCCTCGACGTCGAACTGACGGCGGGCGCCGACGCCAAGGACGACTGCGCGGTATATGAATTCCACACCCCCATGTCCCTGGTCGTGGGCTCGGACTATGTGCGCGGCCCCAAATTCGCGCTCTACGAGATGGGCCTGCTCTCCGGATTCGACATCGGGTACTACCTGGCGATCGCCAACATCAGCGATGTGGCCGCCATGGGCGCCACCCCGATCGGGCTGCTCAGCGTCGTCCGCTATCCCCACGAGGTGGACGACGCGGAGTTCCGCGAGATCGTCGCCGGAATCCACCAGGGCTGCACGGACTGCGGCACGCTCAACGTCGGCGGGGACATCGGCAACGCCGAGCGGATCATCCTGTCGGCCACGGCGTTCGGCGTCTGCCGGCCGGGCGGGGCGCTGATGCGCGGCGGGGCGCGCCCCGGTGACCTGCTCTGCGTCACCGGCCCCTGCGGCCTGCTGGGCGCGGCCGTCGCCTACTTCCCCAAGCGCGACACCTTCGCCCGGAGCCTGTCGGCCGAGGTGGAGAAGCGGCTGCTCGACGGCTGGAAGCGGCCCCGGGCGCGGGTCGCCGAGGGCCGCGTCCTCGGCGGGCGGGGCCATGCCACGGCCTGCCAGGACACCTCGGACGGGCTGAAGGCGACGATCGAGCAGATCATGCGGGCGAGCGGGGTGGGGTTCCGGGTCGTCGAGGACGAGGTGCCCGTCGACCCGGCCGTCGAGCAGGTCGCGGCGCTGATGGGCGTGGAGCCGCTGGCCCTGGCGATGAGCGCCTCAGCGGACTTCCAGCTGGCGTTCACCGTGCCGCCGGGCGCGCTGGAGAAGTGCCGCACGGATTTCGCCGACGCGGGTCTGGAGTTCCATGTGATCGGTGAGGCCGACGAGACCGGGCGGGCGGAATCCATCAACCGCCACAATGCCGTGCGGCCCCTTCCCGGCGTTGCCTGGAAACATCAGAAAACGGACATCAGCCTTCTGGTCGCGGAGCGGCCCGCGGACTAGCGGATTACCCCGTCAATTGCCCGGGTCACAGACCGGCCGGTAGCCCCTACACTGGCCGGATGAGGGCCTTGACCGCCAAGATCCTGGACCGGTTCACGCTGCTCGCGGCCAGCATATGCATGGTGGCCCGGCAGTACGATTTCCCCGACCGACAATTCTGGACCGGAATCTCCGACGAACACGCCTACGTCATTGTCGTCCTGATATGCGTGATCGGACTTTTCGGGGCCTTCACGCCGTTCCAGGCGTTCTCCGGGCGGCATGGCGTGGAGCGGCGCTCCGCCATCCGCCAGGAAATCCTCACGCATTACGGGAAAATGGTCTCGCTGGGCATTCACGCGCACCCGGCGATCGAACTCCAGGACCTGGGGCTGCACATCTGGCGCATTCGCCGGTCGCTGCGCCATCCGCTGCACGGCTGCCTCCAGCGGGTGGCGACCTACCGGCTCGGCAGCACCCCGGCCACCCGTTCGTTCGCCCCTCCCCGGGGGGTCGGGGTGGTCGGGCTGTGCTGGCAGCGGAACGCGGAGGTCTCGGTCGACGTGGCGAAGCTGGCGGCCGACCTGAGCGACCGGGCGAGGTTCGAGGCGTACCGGACGGCGCACGGCGCCGCGGCCGTGATGGGGTTCACCTGGCCGGAGTTCCAGCGGGTGAGCCACCGCGGCGCGGTCTTCGCCAGCCCGATCAGGGGCGCCGCCGGTGCCTTCCGCGGCTGCATCAGCGTGGACGCGAGCAGCGGGCACGACGCGCTGGACGTGCCGGACTTCTGGCACGAGGTCAATTCGCTCTGCTCACGGCTCGGCCACGGCGGCCTCGACGACATCTGAGCCGACGCGCGCCCGAGGGCCGACGCGTCCGGGGCACCGGACGGGCGCGCCGCGCTACCGCCGCCCGGCCGCCGGTTCCACGGCCGGTTCCGCCGCCTCGGGGGCCTTGGGCATCCACTCGTCGGGGTCGCAGTTGGGCACGGCCTTGCGGATGCCGCCGCGCGGGTCCTCCACGTCCCCGAAGTGCCGGGGGATCAGATGGATGTGCAGATGGTCGACGGTCCGCCCGGCGGCGCGGCCCTCGTTGATGCCGATGGTGTACCCGTCGGGGTGGTGCTCGTCCGAAAGGCTTTCCTGCGCCGACCGGATCAGCGAGTAGGCGTCCTTGAGCTCGCGCGCCGTCAAATGGAAGAACGACTCCACATGCCGCTTCGGGACGATTTCCACATGCCCCTCGGCCGCCGGGAAGTTGTCATAGCGCGCATAGAACGTCTTGTTCTCGTTCATGATGCGGTTGAGATCGGGGTTGTCCTGTTCACAGAAAAGACAAGTGCCGTTCCCGGGCTGCCCGTTGTCGGCCGCTTCGCCGGACTCCGCCCCGCTCGGACCCGACCGATCGAAGAGACGGCGCACGATCCGCCCCAGTCCCTCTTTCGGTGCGGGTGACAACGCGAAGGGCATTTGATCGGCTCCTCTTCATTTGGTCGTACAGGCTCGGGGCCGGCAGCAGCACCGTCGAGTAACGTGCAAGAACGGTAGCGAAATCGCCGACGCCACGCCAGCGATTCCACCCCTTTCGGGGGTAAATCGCGGGGACGACCTATGCGGGGAACGTTTTCGGATCGTGTTTCGAGCGCCGGTCGGCGGCCCGCGTCAGCGCGGGCCGCACGCCGTGCACGGGGTCACTTGTTGAGGGACGCCCAGAACTCCTCGAAGGAGAGCTTGCCGTCGCCGTTGGCGTCCTTGGCCCGGATGATGGCCTGGGCCACGGTCTCGGTGACGTGGAAGTCGCCCAGCTGAGCCATGACCTGCTTGTACTCGGTCGCCGTGATCTCGCCGTTGCCGTCGACGTCGAGCTTCGCGAACGCCTTGCGGGCCTCTTCGATGTCCGCCACTGGGTCCACCCCTATCTTGGTGCGATTTTGACGGGGGCCAGACTAACCGGCCGCGCCCCCCTGGGCTGCGGCGGCCGTTCGCCCGGCCGCGGGCCCGGGGACCCGGACCGCCCGGGTGGCGCGGCCCGCGGTGCCCGCGGCGGCGTACGGGGGCGGGCGGCGGGCTACCGTCCGGTAGGAGCGACGGCGCCGCTGATCACGGGCCGCGTTGACTCAAACCTCCGGTCCGCGTTTCGTGGCGTCGAGTTCCCGCCAAAAGTCCGGGACCCCCTTCCCTACGCTCCGCCACCGAGCGCTAACTTCTTGCTGTCGCCGCCACACCGGGAGCACAGGGCTCCCAGGGACTCGCGGCGCTGGGGCGATTCAGGAGTGACTGCCACCACTGAAGCAACCACCACCTTCACCGTCCGGCCCTTCACCCGCAGCTGCCGGCTCATCTGGGACGAGGGCGATCACGTCCTCATCGGAGTGAGCCCCGGGAACAGCTACTTCAGCGCCGACCGCATCGCCGGTCTGGTCCGCTGGGCCGCCACCCGCTTCGACCGGGTCGACCTGGTCTACGCCGACCTCCATGTGGACCGGATGTTCGCGACGCTCGGCTACGACGACGCACACGCGCGGCGCCGCGCCGCCAAGGAGCTCAAGGCGGTCCGCAGGAGGATCGTGCGGGGCGTCGAGGAGGCCGCCCGGCCGGACCTCCAGGTCGGGGTGCACGCGCTGTCGGAGTTCGCCGGGAACCAGGTGTACGACCTGCTGCACCGCCGGGTCCGCCACTTCCTCGCCACCGACGGGGAGTTCCGCACCGGCTGCGAGGACATGGCCGGGGCGTTCCTGGCCGGGAAGTCCGGGGGCGCCCGGCCCGGCGAGGCGCAGACGGCCGCCTGTCTCGACTACATCGCCGCCGAGCTGCCGTTCTTCCTGGACACCCCGGGCATCCTGGGAGTCCCCTCGTCGGTCTCCTGCTACCACTCGCTGATCCCGCTGACCGAGCTCCTCTACGCCAGGGGCGGCGGCCTGCGGGCCTCGCGCAACCAGGCGTACGCGGTGGTCCGCCCGCACCCGGCGGACGCGGAAGGGGTCGCCGCATGAGCGCCGGACCGCTGCTGGACTTCCCGCTCGACCGGCGCGGGGACGTGCTGCCCGCGGAGTGCGCCGCGCTGCGCGCCGCGGAGCCGGTCGCCCGGGTGCGCACCCTGACCGGCGACTCCGCCTGGCTGGTGAGCAGTTACGCACTGGCCAAACGGGTCCTGGAGGACGACCGGTTCAGCCTCAAGGACACCGCGGCCCCGGGCGCGCCGCGCCAGTACGCGCTGACGATCCCGCCCGAGGTCGTCAACAACATGGGGAACATCAACAGCGCGGGGCTGCGCGGCGCCGTGATGAAGGCGCTCAACCCGCGCACCGACGGGCTGCGGGAGTGGCTGCGCGGGCGGGCGGACGCGTTGATCGACGGCCTGCTGGCCGAGGGGCCGCCGGCGGACTTTCGGGCGGGGTTCGCCGACCCCTTCTCGGCGGCGCTGCACTGCAAGGTCGTCGGGGTGCCGTTCGCGGACTGGCGGCGGCTGATGGCGGGCCTGGACATCGCGTTCATGACCAGCCCGCACGCCTTCGAGGGCTCCCGCCTCAACTGGTACAAGGACCTCGGCTACATGGTCGACCGGCTCAACGCGCCCGAGGAACAGCGCTCGGGGCTGCTCGGCCGGCTCGCCGAGCTGCGCGCGGAGGAGGAGTCCGCGCACCTCACCGACGAGATGCTGGCGACGGTCGCGGTCTCGCTCTTCGGCGCGGGCGCGGTGTCCACCTCCGCGTTCCTGGTCCTCGCGGTGCTGGCGCTGCTCCAGCGGCCCGAGCTGATCGGGTATCTGCGCGAGCACCCGGAGCGGATGGGCCGGGCGGTGGACGAACTGCTGCGCTGGAACCTGTCGATCGGTGACGGACTGCCCCGGCTGGCGACCGAGGACGTCCGGGTCGGCGAGGTGCTGGTGCGCCGGGGCGAGCTGGTCCTCGTCCTGGTCGAGGGCGCCAACTTCGACCCGGAGGTCTTCGCCGACCCCGACCGCCTCGATCTGGACCGGGAGGTCAATCCGCATCTGTCGTTCGGCGCGGGCCGGCACTTCTGCCCGGCCACCGGGCTCGGCCGGGCGCACGCGGAGATCGCGCTGACCGCGCTGGTGGAGCGGCTGCCGGGGCTGCGGCTCGCGGTCCCGCCGGAGCAGCTGGTGTGGCGCACCGGGTTCATCAAGCGGCTGCCGGAACGGCTGCCGGTGCTCTGGTGAGACACGGCCGCCCCCGCGGGAGGTCCCGCGGGGGCGGCCGTGCGTGCGTCCGGGACGGTTCAGCGGAAGATGCCGGTGTGCCCCAGCGAGTAGCGGCCGGGCTGCGGGTAGACCGCGAGGCCGTGCGGGCCGGAGCCGACCGGGATGCGGGCGATCTGCCGTCCGGTGGTGGTGTCGATGGCGTACACCTCGGAGTTGTAACGCCCGGACAGCCACAGGACCTTGCCGTCGGCGGAGACGCCGCCCATGTCGGGGCTGCCGCCGTCGGGCAGCTGCCACTTCTTGGTCAGCTTGTTCTTGGTGAAGTCGAAGATGGAGATGGTGCCCTCGCCCCGGTTGGAGATGTACATCTCCTTGGAGTCCCGGCTGATGTACAGGCCGTGGCAGCCCTTGCCGGTGGGCAGCAGGGTCGGGGTGCTGAACCGGTCGCCGTCCAGGACCCACATGCCGTGGGCCATCATGTCGGCGACGTAGAACGTCTTGCCGTCCGGGGACATCTTGACGTCCTGCGGCATCGCCCCGTCGAACGGCAGCTTCTGGTGGGCGATGACCTGCATCTTCTCCGTGTCGACCTTGAGCAGTTCGCCGGAGAACTCGCAGGAGACGATGAAGTAGCGCCCGTCCATGGAGAAGTCGGCGTGGTTGACGCCGGCGCAGTGCACGGGAACGGTCTTGACCCGGTTCATGTTGACGGGCTCGCGGAAGACCAGCTCCCGGTCCATCGACGCCATCACGACCGCGTACTTGCCGTTGGGCGTGAAGTAGAGGTTGTACGGGTCGGAGACCTCCACGGTCCGGCCGGTCTTGCCGGTGGCCGGGTCGATGGCGGTGAGGCTGTCGCCCAGGTCGTTGTTGACCCAGAGCGTCTTCATGTCCCAGGACGGCACCACGTGCTGGGGCTGGTGCCCGACCGGGATGGTCTCGATGACCTTGTACGTCTTGGGGTCGATCACCGACACCGTGTTGGAGTTGGTGTTGGGGACGTAGACGCGTTCGAGGAAGTGCTTCACGGCGGGCTGGAGGGCGTTCGGGCGGTCCGCGGCGTAGGCGTCCTTGGGGTCCAGGACCGGCGGCATCCCGGGCAGCCCCTGCGGCACGGCCTTCCTGGGCGCCGGGGGCGCGGCGGGTTTGGTGCCCATGGCCTCGGTCCCGCCCCCGTCCGTGGGCGAGCCGCAGCCGGCGAGCGCGGCGAGAAGGAGGCCGCAGAGCAGCCCGGCGGTCCTCTTGGTGGCGGTCAGCATCAGGTCAGCAACTCCGTGGTGGTCACCGCGCGCAGTCCGCGGCGGTCGAGTTCGGCGAGGAGGACCGGCAGCGCGGCGACCGTGTCCGCGTAGCCGAAGTGCAGACTCACCACGGATCCGTTGCGGATCCGCCCGGTGACATTGCGGGTCACGGCCGAGGCGCCGGGCGAGGTGAAGTCGAGCGAATCGACGTCGTACGACAGGACGTGCGGGTACCCCGCCCGCCGGGCCAGTCTCTGAACGAGCGGCGTCGCGTACTGGGCACGGGAGGGGCGGAACCAGCTCCCGATCGAGCCGGTGAGCCGGCGCAGCCGGTCCGCGCAGCCGGTGATCTCGGCGTACGCCTCCGCCTCCGGCAGCGCGCCGATGTCGATGTGGCGCTGGGTGTGGTTGCCGAGGTCGTGGCCGCCGTCGAGGACGCGCCGGGCCATCCCCGGGTGCTCGTCGAGCCAGCTGCCGACGGCCAGCACGGTGACACGGGCCCCGGCCCGCTCGGCCTCGGCGAGGAGGGCGGTGGCCTGCCGGGGGTCGCCCTGGCCGTGGAAGGTGAGGGCG includes:
- a CDS encoding NADPH-dependent F420 reductase, with the translated sequence MTAPHPAHRNAPHRRGSSMKIGIIGAGNIGGNLARRLTALGHEVAIANSRGPHTLTALAEETGARAAAVTDAAEGAQLVVVTIPFKNVADLPAGFLDGAAEGVAVLDTGNYYPKERDGRIAEVEEGLTESRWTERRIGHPVIKAFNGTYAEDILGRPLPEGAPGRMALPVAGDDAAAKRLVRELIDELGFDTVDAGGIDESWRQQPDTPVYGNKGGVEEITRALAAASPERPEAFKA
- a CDS encoding HIT family protein — its product is MPSAAECTGSDLCDEVSGTRDTTFLRIYEGEPPSRLIRATENFRLLVDLSPMTLGHLLLLPVAHYFSFAQLVTDFPAELESMLGTLEPMYRETFGEFTLLEHGSSPGMQSSACISHAHWHVLPVDGRRLDRLIVADGLGTTDLTGVEQLAAFGGIPYFMCWHDAGLRVYQPRRPLRSQYLRSKVGALVGIADPLWDYALVVRKELFRETVALTSSWGAPADPDPDRARPEARRD
- a CDS encoding d(CMP) kinase, whose translation is MTELSLSIDGPTASGKSTLATALARELGLAFLDTGLTYRSLAFALDHESAGTLAADLGSLLVHRPEVYARDGRGVPLQRHVILFRGQDITDRIHHASLDGNLRAVAQNPACRAAILELHRSIAEKHQKIVAVGRDVATSLLTGASLHVYLTASESVRGERRRAQYRNNPDRSIKVGPATALDLENRDAIRALPNSLDLDSTYLPVDAVRRATLRELGKYAA
- the thiL gene encoding thiamine-phosphate kinase, translated to MSGGPVHSDEPTRVQQLVNAFLTGQSGRNVGADGLDVELTAGADAKDDCAVYEFHTPMSLVVGSDYVRGPKFALYEMGLLSGFDIGYYLAIANISDVAAMGATPIGLLSVVRYPHEVDDAEFREIVAGIHQGCTDCGTLNVGGDIGNAERIILSATAFGVCRPGGALMRGGARPGDLLCVTGPCGLLGAAVAYFPKRDTFARSLSAEVEKRLLDGWKRPRARVAEGRVLGGRGHATACQDTSDGLKATIEQIMRASGVGFRVVEDEVPVDPAVEQVAALMGVEPLALAMSASADFQLAFTVPPGALEKCRTDFADAGLEFHVIGEADETGRAESINRHNAVRPLPGVAWKHQKTDISLLVAERPAD
- a CDS encoding HIT family protein yields the protein MPFALSPAPKEGLGRIVRRLFDRSGPSGAESGEAADNGQPGNGTCLFCEQDNPDLNRIMNENKTFYARYDNFPAAEGHVEIVPKRHVESFFHLTARELKDAYSLIRSAQESLSDEHHPDGYTIGINEGRAAGRTVDHLHIHLIPRHFGDVEDPRGGIRKAVPNCDPDEWMPKAPEAAEPAVEPAAGRR
- a CDS encoding EF-hand domain-containing protein, encoding MADIEEARKAFAKLDVDGNGEITATEYKQVMAQLGDFHVTETVAQAIIRAKDANGDGKLSFEEFWASLNK
- a CDS encoding tRNA-dependent cyclodipeptide synthase; the protein is MTATTEATTTFTVRPFTRSCRLIWDEGDHVLIGVSPGNSYFSADRIAGLVRWAATRFDRVDLVYADLHVDRMFATLGYDDAHARRRAAKELKAVRRRIVRGVEEAARPDLQVGVHALSEFAGNQVYDLLHRRVRHFLATDGEFRTGCEDMAGAFLAGKSGGARPGEAQTAACLDYIAAELPFFLDTPGILGVPSSVSCYHSLIPLTELLYARGGGLRASRNQAYAVVRPHPADAEGVAA
- a CDS encoding cytochrome P450, which translates into the protein MSAGPLLDFPLDRRGDVLPAECAALRAAEPVARVRTLTGDSAWLVSSYALAKRVLEDDRFSLKDTAAPGAPRQYALTIPPEVVNNMGNINSAGLRGAVMKALNPRTDGLREWLRGRADALIDGLLAEGPPADFRAGFADPFSAALHCKVVGVPFADWRRLMAGLDIAFMTSPHAFEGSRLNWYKDLGYMVDRLNAPEEQRSGLLGRLAELRAEEESAHLTDEMLATVAVSLFGAGAVSTSAFLVLAVLALLQRPELIGYLREHPERMGRAVDELLRWNLSIGDGLPRLATEDVRVGEVLVRRGELVLVLVEGANFDPEVFADPDRLDLDREVNPHLSFGAGRHFCPATGLGRAHAEIALTALVERLPGLRLAVPPEQLVWRTGFIKRLPERLPVLW
- a CDS encoding YncE family protein; the encoded protein is MLTATKRTAGLLCGLLLAALAGCGSPTDGGGTEAMGTKPAAPPAPRKAVPQGLPGMPPVLDPKDAYAADRPNALQPAVKHFLERVYVPNTNSNTVSVIDPKTYKVIETIPVGHQPQHVVPSWDMKTLWVNNDLGDSLTAIDPATGKTGRTVEVSDPYNLYFTPNGKYAVVMASMDRELVFREPVNMNRVKTVPVHCAGVNHADFSMDGRYFIVSCEFSGELLKVDTEKMQVIAHQKLPFDGAMPQDVKMSPDGKTFYVADMMAHGMWVLDGDRFSTPTLLPTGKGCHGLYISRDSKEMYISNRGEGTISIFDFTKNKLTKKWQLPDGGSPDMGGVSADGKVLWLSGRYNSEVYAIDTTTGRQIARIPVGSGPHGLAVYPQPGRYSLGHTGIFR
- a CDS encoding polysaccharide deacetylase family protein, producing the protein MNPTPRGVDRRSALRAGAGAAVAGALATGCAESGGSTAPPATTARSATPAASARPGTARTAPAPRAFPGQPAQIAGGPRDRPRVALTFHGQGDPRQATALLAEAERAGARVTVLAVGSWLDEHPGMARRVLDGGHDLGNHTQRHIDIGALPEAEAYAEITGCADRLRRLTGSIGSWFRPSRAQYATPLVQRLARRAGYPHVLSYDVDSLDFTSPGASAVTRNVTGRIRNGSVVSLHFGYADTVAALPVLLAELDRRGLRAVTTTELLT